Proteins from one Candidatus Zixiibacteriota bacterium genomic window:
- a CDS encoding VOC family protein, whose product MAHPVVFFEIGCKDNPSTQKFYASLFDWKMQAYGPAAMIDTGTKEGIMGHINSLGHEPHNYTIVYVEVDNIQIYLDKAGKIGGKTLVTPTEVPGMGHFAWLSDPEGTIVGLWKPMPK is encoded by the coding sequence ATGGCACATCCGGTAGTTTTCTTCGAGATTGGTTGCAAAGACAACCCCTCAACCCAGAAATTTTATGCTTCGCTCTTTGATTGGAAGATGCAAGCCTACGGCCCGGCGGCCATGATTGATACCGGCACCAAAGAGGGAATCATGGGTCATATTAATTCGCTCGGCCATGAACCGCATAACTATACGATTGTGTATGTCGAGGTCGACAATATCCAAATCTATCTTGATAAAGCCGGTAAAATAGGCGGAAAGACGCTCGTAACGCCGACCGAGGTCCCGGGCATGGGACATTTTGCATGGCTTTCAGATCCCGAAGGAACAATCGTCGGCCTCTGGAAACCGATGCCGAAATAG